In the genome of Mangifera indica cultivar Alphonso chromosome 9, CATAS_Mindica_2.1, whole genome shotgun sequence, the window AATTCAAGTACCAACTTGAAGGAGACTGATCTGGAGTGTGAATTAAAGCCAACAGATCAGGACTCAACTTATCACAATTATGGATATTACTATCCAGGTTTGTTGTTCTGAATCAAAAGCAATTGCTTTGTTTTACCGTgtgttttttattgatttttgttaatgttttctCGTCTTACAATAGCTTGTTTGCAGGTTTGGATGTTTCTATTGGTGAATTTGATGATCAAGGATACTACACGCCTGCTGATCGATCGGAATTTCAGTACCCTGTAAGTATTTATCAGtcctaatttgatttagttGATGAAATGCTGAATTTGATAATatgcttttacccttttgttcaaGCTGATGGACGCCAGTGAgaagtttatatttctttatgaGAGCTTCCTTGGGTTGATCTGGCTCGCTTAAGTGTTTCGCAATGCCATTTTTATGTTCAAAATGAATTGATCATCCGTTCACTAATGATTCATCTAGATTTTACAAGCAGATGGATCTCTTGTATGTGTCATGCCAGCATTTCAGCCTGGCTACAGTTCATTTGGAGTAGATGGGCCATTTTCACCTGGCTCTGTGTTTCAACCATCCATTACTTCCCCAGGATTTTATCCAAACGCTCTTCCTTATGGAAACTTTATTCTCTCACCCTACATCTGGGATCCATCCTTGTTGGTTGGGGATGCAGTATATGGAGATAATCACAGTGGACATCCTGAAATACGTGGTTCTAAACCTCGTATATCTTCAGCTAATCATACCTGTGCTCCTTATTCCAAAAAATCATCACAGTCAGAGTTTACCAAACCATCAGAAATGAAGAGCTCTGTACCATCAGGCTACAGTGTGCAAAACCAATTGAAATCTTCAAGCAAGGTATTATAGTCCTTTTTATTTCGTGTTACAGCTTCTTCTCACATTCATTTTGATAACTTTTGCTATGCTTTGCAGGCATCACAACATGGGTCGATTATCCAGTCGGATGCACCCGGAAAAGGACATTTCCCATTTGCAAAATACCCCTTGTATAATCAAGGGAAGGGTGGAATGCTCTATTTAAACTATTATGTTAATGGTAAAACAAATGCACAGGTTTGGGGTGGAATTGAAAAGACGAAAACAAGAAGCAAGGGCACCAGTGTTAGTGATTTTGGTTTGCTTAGTGAACAGAATCATGTTCCTAGGATAACAAATGCTAAAGGTGCTTTGGTATCTGGAGGCAATGCTTCTGGACCTTTGGCTACCGATGGGAATGGAAGCAACAACAGCATAGCTTCTCTTGTGAGGAGGGATCAATATAACCGTCCTGACTTCCCAACCAAATACGATAATGCGTATTTCTTTGTAATAAAATCTTATAGTGAAGATGACATTCACAAAAGCATCAAATACAATGTATGGGCTAGTACTCCCAATGGAAATAAGAGGCTGGATGCTGCATATGAAGATGCACAAAGTAGGATAGTTGAGAAAGGGAGAAAGCGTCCTGTGTTCCTTTTCTTTTCGGTATGTTTGgattttatagatgattttcttTAGGAATTGGGTAGTTGAGTCGTAGGTTTAACACTTATTGCTGTTTTCATTTTAATCTTTCTCCAGAAGGCAGTTGCTAATGCTTCTTCTTATGCTCTTGTTTGTGGTTCAGGTAAATGCAAGTGGTCAGTTCTGTGGAGTTGCTGAGATGGTTGGCCGAGTGGATTTAAATAAGAATATGGATTTTTGGCAGCAGGATAAATGGAATGGGTTTTTCCCGGTTAAGTGGCACATTATAAAAGATGTTCCAAATCCGCAATTAAGACATATAATACTTGAAAATAATGACAATAAGCCTGTAACCAATAGCAGAGACACACAGGAGGTGCAGTGTACTATCATTTAACTACTACTTTTCTTAGGTTTCTCTTGCGACATATGTTCTTCCCTTTATCAATGCTAGTTGTTTTCCTTCCATCTCCAGTAAAATTTTCTCAGGGTGTTGAAATGTTAAACATTTTCAAGAACTATGCATCAAAGACATCTATACTGGACGATTTCGAATTTTATGAAAGTCGACAAAAGATGATGCAAGGAAAGAAAGCAAGACCTTCTGTGCCTCATTTTGATCATATACAGGTTTGTCCTTTGTCCTTCAATTCTACTTTCTTCTCTAAGAAGATAAgaaatttgttctttttcttttcatcttacaatctttttattagttttttggAATGCATTTGAAAATGGGACCatgttcttaaaaaaaaaaaaaaaaagggaccaTGTTTGCATAATTGGAGGTGGAGACTTGGGAATCTAATGGACTGTCAGGGCCATGAGTATGGTGGGTGAATTGTTAATCTTAAGATTCTAAAATCTGTTCTTTTCCATTACTGAATGATTTAGAATAAGGTTCTTCGGCAGGGTtgtgatattaaaaatttgcaAATTGGGATTGACTTTATTCTGTTTTGAAGCAAGTTAatgcaaaataattttcttttgtcctTTTAAGATGTGCATGCATGATTCTCCATGATTTGATTGGTTtgtttattgatattgtttttggTTGCTGCAGAAAGCAGATGAGCTAACCACCAGTTTCAAGTCAGTAGATTTATCTTCAAGGGAAAATGTTGAAGAACCTTGCAAGGAATTAACCCCCATTATGGGCATAGTGGACGATTACCAAAAACCAGCAGCTGCATGGGATTGCTGCAAATTTGAGCCTCATCACTGCTGCTGATGGCATTACTGCCTGAATACAATATAGAAGTTTGAAGGAGGAACAGTTTctgaagaagaaaatgtgatattttGGATAGAAGGTGAATGGAATTATGATTATGAAGATCTTTTATGATGGTACACTAGGTGAGAATACTttctttagaaaagaaaataaaagaaaagagggTAAATTCCCATAGGTTTGAGAAATATCAATAAATCTCCCCTACTTTTTAGTTAACAATACAAGTAGAGAGATGAAATTTCATTAATGTCCCACATTATTCCCAAAAAAGATACAAGACTTGTAGGGAGGTTTgtcattatttttcaaacttggagggttgtaattgtaatttacttTTCATACCTTAGGGAGTTTGCGtaattaacccaaaaaataatAGGAAGATGATAGTGGTTCGGGCAAGAAGGCGGTCTTATGTGTGCCATA includes:
- the LOC123224692 gene encoding YTH domain-containing protein ECT2-like is translated as MPAFQPGYSSFGVDGPFSPGSVFQPSITSPGFYPNALPYGNFILSPYIWDPSLLVGDAVYGDNHSGHPEIRGSKPRISSANHTCAPYSKKSSQSEFTKPSEMKSSVPSGYSVQNQLKSSSKASQHGSIIQSDAPGKGHFPFAKYPLYNQGKGGMLYLNYYVNGKTNAQVWGGIEKTKTRSKGTSVSDFGLLSEQNHVPRITNAKGALVSGGNASGPLATDGNGSNNSIASLVRRDQYNRPDFPTKYDNAYFFVIKSYSEDDIHKSIKYNVWASTPNGNKRLDAAYEDAQSRIVEKGRKRPVFLFFSVNASGQFCGVAEMVGRVDLNKNMDFWQQDKWNGFFPVKWHIIKDVPNPQLRHIILENNDNKPVTNSRDTQEVQLKFSQGVEMLNIFKNYASKTSILDDFEFYESRQKMMQGKKARPSVPHFDHIQKADELTTSFKSVDLSSRENVEEPCKELTPIMGIVDDYQKPAAAWDCCKFEPHHCC